The following coding sequences lie in one Mesorhizobium sp. NZP2298 genomic window:
- a CDS encoding ABC transporter ATP-binding protein, which translates to MAEIANPSVSIQDLSLNYGAVSVLQTLNLDIAEGEFIVLLGPSGCGKSTLLNCIAGLLDISKGRVFIKGKNVTWEEPKDRGIGMVFQSYALYPQMTVEKNLSFGLRVAGVPRDEIARRITRAAEILQIEPLLQRKPSALSGGQRQRVAIGRALVRDVDVFLFDEPLSNLDAKLRSELRVEIKLLHRKLQNTMIYVTHDQIEAMTLADRIAVMKGGVIQQLDAPQTIYNRPVNRFVAGFLGSPAMNFIEGRLEAGDSPAFAADGVSIRLDRYEFDKDGGSAGKPCVFGIRPEHIAFGDAAKAMPFTAESAVEIVEPMGSDTLVWTKLGGRNFSFRVEAEKTLRTGDPVRIGFDPARASLFDTPSGNRM; encoded by the coding sequence ATGGCCGAAATCGCAAACCCCAGCGTATCGATCCAGGACCTGTCGCTGAACTATGGCGCGGTGTCGGTTCTGCAGACACTCAATCTCGATATCGCCGAGGGCGAGTTCATCGTGCTTTTGGGCCCCTCCGGCTGCGGTAAGTCGACCTTGCTCAACTGCATTGCCGGGCTGCTCGACATTTCGAAGGGCCGCGTCTTCATCAAGGGCAAGAACGTTACCTGGGAAGAGCCCAAGGATCGCGGCATCGGCATGGTGTTCCAGTCCTATGCGCTCTATCCGCAAATGACGGTGGAGAAGAACCTGTCCTTCGGCCTGCGTGTCGCCGGCGTGCCCAGGGACGAGATCGCCAGGCGCATCACGCGTGCCGCGGAGATCCTGCAGATCGAGCCGCTGCTGCAACGCAAGCCCTCCGCGCTTTCCGGCGGCCAGCGCCAGCGCGTTGCGATCGGGCGGGCACTGGTGCGCGATGTCGACGTCTTCCTGTTCGACGAGCCGCTGTCCAACCTCGATGCCAAGCTGCGCTCGGAACTGCGCGTCGAGATCAAGCTCTTGCACCGCAAATTGCAGAACACCATGATCTACGTCACCCACGACCAGATCGAGGCGATGACGCTTGCCGATCGCATCGCGGTGATGAAGGGCGGCGTCATCCAGCAACTGGATGCGCCGCAAACCATCTACAACCGGCCGGTCAACCGGTTTGTCGCCGGGTTCCTGGGTTCACCGGCGATGAATTTCATCGAGGGTCGACTGGAAGCGGGCGATAGCCCTGCGTTCGCCGCCGATGGCGTTTCGATACGGCTCGACCGATATGAGTTCGACAAGGATGGCGGCAGCGCCGGCAAGCCCTGCGTGTTCGGCATCAGGCCTGAGCACATCGCCTTTGGAGATGCGGCCAAGGCAATGCCATTCACGGCCGAGTCAGCGGTTGAGATCGTCGAGCCGATGGGCTCCGATACACTGGTGTGGACAAAGCTCGGCGGCCGTAATTTTTCCTTCCGCGTCGAGGCGGAAAAGACGCTGCGCACCGGCGATCCGGTCCGGATCGGCTTCGACCCGGCCCGCGCCTCGCTGTTCGACACCCCATCCGGCAACCGCATGTAG
- a CDS encoding sugar phosphate isomerase/epimerase family protein, translated as MNWSFQLYSARNFQPWEGVLATLGKLGYTQVEGFGGVYENPKTFRAELDKNGLSMPTGHFSIDALEKDFDGVRRIAEALGIKLLICPYLVAEDRPSDAAGWRGFGERLAKVGEAASKAGHGFAWHNHDFEFKALPDGSVPQDHILSSAPGIGWEMDLAWVVRGGADPLPWIEKHGKRIVAVHVKDIARPGEGLDEDGWSDVGHGTIDWAGLIKLLRARSAAEYFVMEQDNPNDIERFARRSIATVKNY; from the coding sequence ATGAACTGGTCATTCCAACTTTACAGCGCCCGCAATTTCCAACCCTGGGAGGGCGTGCTCGCCACACTCGGCAAGCTCGGCTACACGCAAGTCGAAGGCTTCGGCGGCGTCTATGAAAATCCCAAGACCTTCCGCGCCGAACTCGACAAGAACGGCCTTTCCATGCCGACCGGGCATTTCTCCATCGATGCGCTGGAGAAGGATTTCGACGGCGTGCGCAGGATCGCCGAGGCGCTCGGCATCAAGCTTTTGATCTGCCCCTATCTGGTGGCGGAGGATAGGCCGTCGGATGCCGCCGGCTGGCGCGGCTTCGGCGAGCGCCTGGCCAAGGTTGGCGAGGCGGCCTCGAAGGCCGGTCATGGATTTGCCTGGCACAACCATGATTTCGAGTTCAAGGCACTTCCCGACGGCTCGGTGCCGCAGGATCACATCCTGTCTTCCGCCCCCGGCATCGGCTGGGAGATGGACCTCGCATGGGTGGTGCGCGGCGGCGCCGATCCACTGCCCTGGATCGAAAAGCATGGCAAGCGCATCGTCGCCGTGCATGTGAAGGACATCGCCAGGCCGGGCGAAGGGCTGGATGAGGACGGCTGGTCGGATGTCGGCCACGGCACCATCGACTGGGCCGGTCTGATCAAGCTGCTGCGGGCCAGGAGCGCGGCAGAATACTTTGTCATGGAACAGGACAATCCCAACGACATCGAGCGTTTCGCCCGACGTTCGATCGCAACCGTCAAGAATTACTAG
- a CDS encoding Gfo/Idh/MocA family protein: protein MAKKLGIGVIGCGNISKAYFTLAPLFRGIEMRACADINMDAARARAKEFKLRAETVEDLLKADDIDIIVNLTIPAVHYEVSKQVLDAGKHVYSEKPFVLSLKEGQDLKARAEKKGLRIGSAPDTFLGGAHQLVRELIDEGKLGKITSGTCHVMGHGMEHWHPNPDFFFQPGAGPVLDIGPYYITNLIQLIGPVKQVAAFATTPAKERTISSKPRAGEKIPVNTPTTIHAVLEFENGAVVTLNTSWDVWAHGHAPMELYGETGTVFVPDPNFFGGDVRFTEEGKPVKKLPKWKHPLGVPNEMHGQGMMANYRTSGLADMALAIVEGRPHRCSMELALHAVDVMTGILRSGETGKFVAMQTTCERPAALGVKAAKELLAKKK, encoded by the coding sequence ATGGCAAAGAAACTGGGTATTGGCGTTATCGGCTGCGGCAACATCTCGAAGGCGTATTTCACGCTGGCCCCGCTGTTTCGCGGCATCGAGATGCGCGCCTGCGCCGACATCAACATGGACGCGGCCAGGGCGCGGGCGAAGGAATTCAAGCTGCGCGCCGAGACCGTCGAGGACCTGCTCAAGGCCGACGACATCGACATCATCGTCAACCTGACGATCCCGGCGGTGCATTACGAGGTGTCGAAACAGGTGCTCGACGCCGGCAAGCACGTCTATTCGGAAAAGCCGTTCGTGCTCTCGCTCAAGGAGGGCCAGGACCTCAAGGCGCGCGCCGAGAAGAAGGGACTGCGCATCGGCTCGGCGCCCGACACTTTCCTCGGTGGCGCGCACCAGCTGGTGCGTGAGCTGATCGATGAGGGGAAACTCGGCAAGATCACCAGCGGTACCTGCCATGTCATGGGCCACGGCATGGAACACTGGCACCCCAATCCGGATTTCTTCTTCCAGCCGGGGGCCGGACCGGTGCTCGATATCGGGCCGTACTACATCACCAATCTGATCCAGCTGATCGGGCCGGTGAAGCAGGTGGCGGCCTTCGCGACGACGCCTGCCAAGGAGCGGACGATTTCATCGAAACCGCGCGCGGGCGAAAAAATCCCGGTCAACACGCCGACCACCATTCATGCCGTTCTGGAATTCGAGAACGGCGCCGTGGTGACGCTCAACACCAGCTGGGACGTCTGGGCTCATGGCCACGCGCCGATGGAGCTCTATGGCGAGACGGGCACGGTGTTCGTGCCGGATCCGAACTTCTTCGGCGGCGACGTGCGCTTCACCGAGGAGGGCAAACCGGTCAAGAAGCTGCCGAAATGGAAGCACCCGCTTGGCGTTCCCAATGAAATGCACGGCCAGGGCATGATGGCCAATTATCGCACATCTGGCCTCGCCGACATGGCGCTGGCGATCGTCGAGGGGCGGCCGCACCGCTGTTCGATGGAACTGGCGCTGCATGCCGTCGATGTCATGACCGGTATCCTGCGTTCCGGCGAGACGGGAAAATTCGTCGCCATGCAGACGACCTGCGAGCGGCCGGCCGCTCTCGGGGTCAAGGCAGCCAAGGAGTTGCTGGCGAAGAAGAAGTAG
- the mgrA gene encoding L-glyceraldehyde 3-phosphate reductase: MPYVAAENRYEKMIYNRCGRSGLKLPAISLGLWHNFGNDTPHRTKQSIVRKAFDLGITHFDLANNYGPPPGSAETAFGEILRTDFAGYRDELIISTKAGYGMWAGPYGEWGGRKYVLASLDQSLKRMGLDYVDIFYSHRFDPDTPLEETMGALDHAVRSGKALYAGISSYNSQRTREAADILRQLGTPCVIHQPSYSMLNRWVEEDGLLDTLEGLGVGSIVFSPLAQGMLTDKYLGGIPEGSRASQGKSLKTAFINDKTIANIKALNVIAGKRGQTLAQTALAWVLRKGKVTSALIGASRPEQVEDCVGALKVLDFSDAELAEIDSYARESDINLWAASAERKGPARK, encoded by the coding sequence ATGCCCTATGTCGCCGCCGAAAATCGCTATGAAAAAATGATCTACAACCGTTGCGGACGGTCCGGTCTCAAGCTGCCTGCGATCTCGCTCGGTCTGTGGCACAATTTCGGCAATGACACGCCGCATCGGACCAAGCAGTCGATCGTGCGCAAGGCGTTCGATCTCGGCATCACCCATTTCGACCTCGCCAACAATTACGGGCCACCGCCCGGCTCGGCCGAGACCGCCTTCGGCGAAATCCTGCGCACCGATTTCGCCGGCTACCGCGACGAGCTGATCATCTCGACCAAGGCAGGCTATGGAATGTGGGCGGGGCCTTACGGCGAATGGGGCGGGCGCAAATACGTGCTGGCCAGTCTCGACCAGAGCCTGAAGCGGATGGGGCTCGACTATGTCGACATCTTCTATTCGCACCGCTTCGATCCCGACACGCCGCTCGAAGAAACCATGGGGGCGCTCGACCATGCGGTGCGCTCAGGCAAGGCGCTCTATGCCGGCATCTCGTCCTACAACTCGCAGCGCACCCGCGAGGCCGCGGACATATTAAGGCAGCTTGGCACGCCCTGCGTCATTCACCAGCCGAGCTATTCGATGCTGAACCGCTGGGTCGAGGAAGACGGGTTGCTCGACACGCTGGAAGGGCTCGGCGTCGGCTCCATCGTGTTCTCGCCGTTGGCCCAAGGCATGCTGACCGACAAATATCTGGGTGGTATCCCCGAGGGCAGCCGCGCCTCGCAGGGCAAGTCGCTGAAGACCGCTTTCATCAACGACAAGACCATCGCCAACATCAAGGCGCTCAACGTCATTGCCGGCAAGCGTGGCCAGACGCTGGCGCAGACGGCGCTGGCCTGGGTGCTGCGCAAGGGCAAGGTCACGTCGGCACTGATCGGCGCCAGCCGACCGGAACAGGTGGAGGACTGCGTCGGCGCGCTGAAGGTGCTCGACTTCAGCGATGCCGAACTGGCTGAGATCGATAGCTACGCGCGCGAATCCGACATCAATCTGTGGGCGGCCTCCGCTGAGCGCAAAGGCCCCGCGAGAAAGTAG
- a CDS encoding S1 family serine peptidase: MHITNRFGPIAAASLLGVAAAVAFINTVRADESTVRPEAAVSPMQRVADARAKAAADNPDGADRVYGGNQAEKGAYPFQVALLTTARLDENPASQANAQFCGGSLIAPQWVLTAAHCLNDKGEPISPDSVTVLTGATDLSEGKRHKVVEVIVNEGYSEQTLDNDLGLLRLAEPADAPTIKLTREATPDNGKTTVTGWGKMQDGTFPTTLMVADLDLQPNSACNSGIKAIYAHDLKAALGDLSHRMRYSEKGIDAAANAIAADMTDPLTGNMICAGTTSGVRDACNGDSGGPLFMTGADGPVQVGVVSWGEGPADGSAACGHKDAYGIYTRLANYSGWIEAKMKTPAPAPAKPKAGLGTAQKPATP, translated from the coding sequence GTGCACATCACAAATCGGTTCGGGCCAATCGCCGCCGCATCGCTGCTTGGCGTTGCTGCTGCCGTTGCATTCATCAACACCGTCCGGGCGGACGAGAGCACCGTGAGGCCGGAAGCGGCCGTCTCGCCGATGCAGCGGGTGGCCGATGCCAGGGCCAAGGCAGCGGCGGACAACCCCGACGGCGCCGACCGCGTCTATGGCGGCAACCAGGCCGAAAAGGGCGCCTATCCGTTCCAGGTCGCGCTGCTCACCACCGCCAGGCTGGACGAGAACCCGGCCTCGCAGGCCAATGCGCAATTCTGCGGCGGCAGCCTGATCGCGCCGCAATGGGTGCTGACGGCGGCGCACTGCCTCAACGACAAAGGCGAGCCGATCTCGCCGGACTCGGTCACGGTGCTGACCGGTGCCACCGACCTCAGCGAAGGCAAGCGCCACAAAGTGGTGGAGGTCATCGTCAACGAGGGTTACAGCGAGCAGACGCTCGATAACGACCTCGGTCTGCTCCGGCTTGCCGAGCCGGCCGACGCGCCGACCATCAAGCTAACCCGCGAGGCGACCCCCGACAACGGCAAGACCACCGTAACCGGCTGGGGCAAGATGCAGGATGGAACGTTCCCGACCACGCTGATGGTCGCCGATCTCGATCTGCAGCCGAACAGTGCCTGCAACAGCGGCATCAAGGCCATCTACGCGCATGACCTGAAGGCGGCACTTGGCGATCTGTCCCACCGCATGCGCTATTCCGAAAAGGGCATCGATGCCGCCGCCAATGCGATCGCCGCCGACATGACCGATCCGTTGACCGGCAACATGATCTGCGCCGGTACCACCAGTGGCGTGCGTGATGCCTGCAATGGCGACAGCGGCGGCCCGCTGTTCATGACCGGCGCCGATGGCCCGGTCCAGGTCGGTGTCGTCAGCTGGGGCGAAGGCCCGGCCGACGGCAGCGCGGCCTGCGGCCACAAGGACGCCTATGGCATCTACACGCGGCTGGCCAACTACAGCGGCTGGATCGAGGCGAAGATGAAGACCCCTGCTCCCGCGCCGGCAAAACCAAAGGCAGGGCTGGGTACAGCCCAGAAACCGGCGACGCCCTGA
- a CDS encoding trypsin-like serine peptidase, with translation MTKLTNLMIASALLSTAMWTVPAFAADPGSASAGNGESMRDVSSGDFKAGRAKPITTPKLTDEDSRAAPLADEATAVKSYGIVGRSADGKEIKIEPSEALRDLIIKELNAPANGADGVQRKTEDPGLGEGEAGRQVFGPDDREQVRSTKTYPFSAIGYLEAKSPKTGSYGSCSATLIGPRTVLTAAHCLYSHEDKDWLSEYLFVPGLNGSTADDAPFGAFSYESAYVLQGFIDNYQGYYGSVIPWDLGIITLKQDVGTNLGWLGYANYDDLGDFTANLVGYPGDKPMGTMWKTSCEVHAENIAPEYFQYDCDTFPGSSGSSVYAYDTNSKQRIITGVNVAESPDANTAVRLNAANVQWINSLYK, from the coding sequence ATGACAAAACTGACAAACCTTATGATAGCGTCCGCATTGCTTTCCACCGCGATGTGGACGGTCCCGGCCTTCGCCGCCGATCCTGGCTCCGCCAGTGCGGGTAATGGCGAAAGCATGCGGGATGTATCTTCAGGAGACTTCAAGGCCGGTCGGGCAAAACCGATCACCACGCCGAAGCTTACCGACGAAGACAGCCGCGCCGCGCCGCTTGCTGACGAGGCGACGGCTGTCAAATCCTATGGCATCGTCGGAAGGTCCGCCGATGGCAAGGAGATCAAGATCGAGCCGAGCGAAGCTCTGCGCGATCTCATCATCAAGGAACTGAACGCGCCGGCCAATGGAGCGGATGGGGTCCAGCGCAAGACCGAAGATCCCGGGCTCGGCGAAGGCGAAGCCGGCCGTCAGGTTTTCGGCCCTGATGATCGCGAGCAGGTCAGGAGCACCAAGACCTATCCGTTCTCGGCAATCGGCTATCTCGAAGCCAAATCGCCGAAGACCGGCAGCTATGGCAGTTGCTCGGCAACGCTGATCGGCCCGCGCACGGTGCTCACCGCGGCGCACTGCCTCTACAGCCATGAGGACAAGGACTGGCTCTCGGAATATCTGTTCGTCCCGGGCCTCAATGGCAGCACTGCAGACGACGCCCCCTTCGGTGCCTTCTCCTATGAAAGCGCCTATGTGCTGCAGGGCTTCATCGACAATTACCAGGGCTATTACGGCTCGGTGATCCCGTGGGACCTGGGCATCATCACGCTGAAGCAGGATGTCGGCACCAACCTTGGCTGGCTTGGCTATGCCAACTATGACGATCTCGGCGACTTCACCGCCAACCTCGTCGGCTACCCCGGCGACAAGCCGATGGGCACGATGTGGAAGACAAGCTGCGAAGTGCATGCCGAGAACATCGCTCCGGAATATTTCCAGTATGACTGCGATACGTTCCCGGGGTCGAGCGGCAGCTCGGTATATGCCTATGACACCAACTCCAAGCAGCGCATCATCACCGGCGTCAACGTGGCGGAAAGCCCCGACGCGAATACCGCCGTGCGCCTGAACGCCGCAAACGTCCAGTGGATCAACAGCCTGTATAAATAA
- a CDS encoding MORN repeat-containing protein has translation MLSTAFADPAPVGGAWAERVQILYQADTRSVLRRTVRVWDFHPEKNLDFVWEPAAGLSPDRTIAEDGTINGKGRLVWRVRGSASYDPKTVYSSYFGDVRNGRPEGQGRLDLRSGEVFEGHWSAGALHGQGIHVDADGNRYEGQFIGGVPNGEGRSLSKTGEIFAGSFVDGLKNGKGTTRLAGGTVYTSQWVMGKEVGGSRPDVLADARVGGLLKAQAGDGDADKVEIGVVVDQRMTQQADLKYQHLVRDEDIAIYPEDNLYNDAWNGTGQVKTSNVYDGPDWENSPAFAEVDLGTKDQSRVKLDSLEMKVAASDAYRKPMLSISEHFGCIGFRPDFSIINNGWGDARDMKMSIQFTTVDEEGNPTGQPSRMFTKDIGGFGEGVDVSIKSVLDEAGVDTASLETGRFSCPSADSLNVCRSQLTNKVKFGEVGDYLGNFNQAMTLNAIGKFDYSWADDQGNVFQQSEPFRAQMTMAVFEIPESMAECGDGGGGNPEAMRYQNIEFPIGKHDYTIAMPVRGNKNISAYTARLKMWSAMSSIHRFSIAAHFADGSVRESKPVTFFYFRPKQSLFETRTEPASCYLPRQMGSC, from the coding sequence ATGCTTTCGACGGCTTTTGCCGATCCCGCCCCTGTCGGCGGCGCCTGGGCGGAGCGGGTGCAGATCCTCTATCAGGCCGACACACGCTCCGTGCTGCGCAGGACCGTGCGTGTCTGGGACTTCCATCCGGAGAAGAACCTCGACTTCGTCTGGGAGCCGGCGGCAGGCCTGTCGCCCGACCGGACGATAGCCGAAGACGGCACCATCAACGGCAAGGGCAGGTTGGTGTGGCGGGTGCGCGGCTCGGCGAGCTATGACCCGAAGACGGTCTATTCCAGCTATTTCGGCGACGTCAGAAACGGCCGGCCCGAGGGGCAGGGCCGGCTCGACCTGCGCTCGGGCGAGGTGTTCGAGGGGCACTGGTCCGCCGGGGCACTCCACGGGCAGGGCATTCATGTCGATGCCGACGGCAACCGCTATGAGGGCCAATTCATTGGCGGCGTCCCGAATGGCGAGGGCCGGTCGCTGTCGAAAACCGGCGAGATCTTTGCCGGCTCCTTTGTCGATGGATTGAAGAACGGCAAAGGCACCACACGGCTCGCCGGCGGCACGGTCTACACATCGCAGTGGGTGATGGGCAAGGAGGTCGGAGGCTCGCGTCCCGACGTGCTGGCCGATGCCAGGGTCGGCGGCCTGCTCAAGGCGCAGGCGGGTGACGGCGATGCCGACAAGGTCGAGATCGGCGTTGTGGTCGATCAGCGCATGACCCAGCAGGCCGACCTGAAATACCAGCATCTGGTGCGCGACGAGGACATCGCGATCTATCCGGAGGACAACCTCTACAACGATGCCTGGAACGGCACCGGCCAGGTCAAGACCAGCAATGTCTATGACGGTCCGGACTGGGAGAATAGCCCGGCCTTTGCCGAAGTCGACCTTGGCACCAAGGATCAGTCCAGGGTCAAGCTCGACAGTCTGGAAATGAAGGTCGCCGCCAGCGACGCCTATCGCAAGCCGATGCTGTCGATCTCGGAACATTTCGGCTGCATCGGCTTCAGGCCGGATTTCTCGATCATCAACAATGGCTGGGGCGATGCCAGGGACATGAAGATGTCGATCCAGTTCACTACCGTGGACGAGGAGGGCAATCCGACCGGCCAGCCAAGCCGCATGTTCACCAAGGACATCGGCGGTTTCGGCGAGGGCGTCGACGTGTCGATCAAGAGCGTGCTCGACGAGGCCGGCGTCGATACGGCCAGCCTGGAGACGGGGCGTTTTTCCTGTCCCTCGGCCGACAGCCTGAATGTCTGCCGCAGCCAGCTCACCAACAAGGTCAAGTTCGGCGAGGTCGGCGACTATCTCGGCAATTTCAACCAGGCAATGACACTGAACGCGATCGGCAAGTTCGATTATTCCTGGGCCGACGACCAGGGCAATGTCTTCCAGCAGAGCGAGCCCTTCCGTGCCCAGATGACCATGGCGGTCTTCGAGATTCCCGAATCGATGGCCGAATGCGGTGATGGCGGTGGCGGCAACCCCGAAGCGATGCGCTACCAGAACATCGAATTCCCGATCGGCAAGCATGACTACACGATCGCCATGCCGGTGCGCGGCAACAAGAATATCAGCGCCTATACGGCGCGGCTGAAGATGTGGTCGGCGATGTCATCGATCCATCGTTTCAGCATCGCCGCGCATTTTGCCGACGGCAGCGTGCGCGAGAGCAAGCCGGTTACCTTCTTCTATTTCCGGCCGAAGCAGTCGCTGTTCGAGACCAGGACCGAACCGGCGTCGTGCTATCTGCCCCGCCAGATGGGCAGTTGCTAA
- the amrB gene encoding AmmeMemoRadiSam system protein B: protein MLLFLLTLPLPTFAAPVVCPPGAENFPPFYDDATLFRDAIANVADVEPSNQRLTGITVPHHLLAADLVALGFRAASGFRYKRIVILSPDHFHKTHKLYATTARGFDTVLGPVAADSDAVRILEAHGDMVEESCLFDKEHGVRAMLPFLHHYFPEAKIVPVAMSVKAKRGDWDRLAEALKAIVDRDTLIVESTDFSHYLPQHDSRRFDQQTLNMLAAGSLDGIAALRQPDHADSVGALYIQTRLQRELFGAQPLVVANENSQEHTSDYVERTTSYVVALFGAFGPGFNNPARPKDRIYYLAGDVNFGRAMKKILLRDTVADKIVDSILALTGSRPLIVNLEGVILPNVPEAIDDMTLAMPEDLATSMLKRLHVAGVGLANNHAYDLGPSGYAETLRALDAAGIPHFGQGEALALADLDLVGLTDIDTNGSKNTDLLTPALLDRLLHDNAQRPVVAFVHWGREYKTEPSPREDMLADQMRLRGVSAIVGGHPHVSSEAVVSLAGGDVAEVYSLGNFLFDQSAQRSSGSMLELRVFAQGTIFTRLIPLPNYFEMGRK, encoded by the coding sequence ATGCTGCTATTCCTCCTCACGCTGCCTCTCCCCACCTTCGCCGCCCCTGTCGTCTGCCCACCCGGCGCAGAGAACTTTCCGCCTTTCTACGACGACGCGACGCTCTTCCGGGATGCCATCGCCAACGTCGCCGATGTCGAGCCATCCAACCAGCGGCTGACCGGCATCACGGTGCCGCATCATCTGCTGGCCGCCGACCTCGTGGCGCTTGGTTTCCGGGCCGCGTCCGGCTTCCGCTACAAGCGCATCGTCATCCTGTCGCCGGACCATTTCCACAAGACGCACAAGCTCTACGCCACCACGGCGCGCGGCTTCGACACCGTGCTTGGCCCCGTGGCTGCCGACAGCGATGCGGTGCGCATTCTGGAAGCACATGGCGACATGGTCGAAGAGTCCTGCCTGTTCGACAAGGAACATGGCGTGCGCGCCATGCTGCCGTTCCTGCATCACTATTTCCCCGAGGCGAAGATCGTGCCGGTGGCGATGTCGGTGAAGGCGAAACGCGGCGACTGGGACAGGCTGGCCGAGGCGCTCAAAGCCATCGTCGACCGGGACACGCTGATCGTCGAATCCACCGACTTCTCACACTATCTGCCGCAGCATGATTCCAGGCGTTTCGACCAGCAGACGCTGAACATGCTGGCCGCAGGCTCGCTCGACGGCATCGCGGCATTGCGCCAGCCCGATCATGCCGATTCCGTCGGCGCGCTCTACATCCAGACCAGGCTGCAGCGCGAATTGTTCGGCGCCCAGCCGCTGGTTGTGGCCAACGAGAACTCGCAGGAACACACGTCCGACTATGTCGAGCGGACCACCAGCTATGTGGTGGCGCTGTTCGGGGCCTTCGGCCCCGGCTTCAACAACCCGGCGCGGCCAAAGGACAGGATCTACTATCTCGCCGGCGACGTGAATTTCGGCCGCGCCATGAAGAAGATCCTGCTGCGCGACACCGTTGCCGACAAGATCGTCGACAGCATCCTGGCGCTGACAGGATCGCGGCCGCTGATCGTCAATCTCGAGGGTGTCATCCTGCCCAACGTGCCGGAAGCGATCGACGACATGACGCTGGCCATGCCGGAGGACCTCGCCACCAGCATGCTGAAGCGGCTGCATGTCGCCGGCGTCGGCCTCGCCAACAATCACGCCTACGATCTCGGCCCATCAGGCTATGCCGAGACGCTGCGCGCCCTGGACGCGGCCGGCATCCCGCATTTCGGCCAGGGAGAAGCGCTGGCGCTTGCCGATCTCGATCTCGTCGGCCTCACCGACATCGACACCAACGGCTCGAAGAACACCGACCTCTTGACCCCTGCCTTGCTCGACCGGCTGCTGCACGACAATGCGCAGCGTCCGGTGGTCGCCTTCGTTCATTGGGGCCGTGAGTACAAGACAGAACCGTCGCCGCGCGAGGACATGCTTGCCGACCAGATGCGCCTGCGCGGCGTCTCGGCCATTGTCGGCGGCCATCCGCATGTGTCGAGCGAGGCGGTCGTCTCGCTTGCCGGCGGCGATGTGGCCGAGGTCTATTCGCTCGGCAATTTCCTGTTCGACCAGAGCGCGCAACGCTCGTCAGGATCGATGCTGGAACTGCGGGTTTTTGCGCAAGGTACGATCTTCACCCGCCTGATCCCGCTGCCCAACTATTTCGAGATGGGCCGAAAGTAG